One Prionailurus bengalensis isolate Pbe53 chromosome D3, Fcat_Pben_1.1_paternal_pri, whole genome shotgun sequence genomic region harbors:
- the MBD1 gene encoding methyl-CpG-binding domain protein 1 isoform X46 — translation MAEDWLDCPALGPGWKRREVFRKSGATCGRSDTYYQSPTGDRIRSKVELTRYLGPACDLTLFDFKQGILCYPAPKAQPLAVPSRKRKKPSRPAKTRKRQVGPQKGEVRKEAPGDETKANADTAPASLPAPGCCENCGISFSGDGTRRQRLKTLCKDCRAQRIAFNREQRMFKRVGCGECEACRVTEDCGACSTCLLQLPHDVASGLFCKCERRRCLRIVERSRGCGVCRGCQTREDCGRCRVCLRPPRPGLRRQWRCVQRRCLRGKRSRRRGGCDSKMAARRRPPRTQPLPPVPLSQPPESPELPYTNRRQNRKCGACAACLRRMDCGRCDFCCDKPKFGGSNQKRQKCRWRQCLQFAMKRLLPSVWAGSEDGAGPPPPYSRRKRPGSTRRPRLGQILKTSLTTPTTRPGHAQTQMKQETGSGFVLPPPGTDLVFLREGASSPVQVPGPAAASTEALLQAVDPDLPPVKQEPLDPEEDKEEESKDDSASDSAPEEEAGGAGTPVITEIFSLGGTRLRDTAVWLPRAGNREGKMDVKCGRRRTLWRAGARARARAGTGEDGLEPMSVSHHLQLR, via the exons ATGGCTGAGGACTGGCTGGACTGCCCAGCCTTGGGCCCCGGCTGGAAGCGCCGTGAAGTCTTTCGAAAGTCAGGTGCCACCTGTGGACGCTCAGACACCTATTACCAGAG CCCCAcaggagacaggatccgaagcaaaGTTGAGCTGACCCGATACCTGGGCCCTGCGTGTGACCTCACCCTCTTCGACTTCAAACAAGGCATTCTGTGCTATCCAGCCCCCAAG GCCCAGCCCTTAGCTGTCCCTAGCAGGAAGCGGAAGAAGCCTTCACGGCCAGCCAAGACTCGAAAACGTCAGGTTGGACCTCAAAAGGGTGAGGTCAGGAAGGAGGCCCCAGGAGATGAGACCAAGGCTAATGCTGACACAGCCCCAGCTTCACTCCCTGCACCTGG GTGCTGTGAGAACTGTGGAATCAGCTTCTCAGGAGATGGTACCCGAAGGCAGCGGCTCAAGACATTATGCAAGGACTGCCGAG cGCAGAGAATTGCTTTCAACCGGGAACAGAGGATGTTTAAG CGTGTGGGCTGCGGGGAGTGTGAGGCCTGCCGGGTAACCGAGGACTGCGGGGCCTGCTCCACCTGCCTTCTGCAGCTGCCCCATGATGTGGCCTCGGGGCTGTTCTGCAAGTGTGAGCGGAGACGGTGCCTCCGGATTGTGGAAAGG AGCCGAGGGTGTGGAGTGTGCCGGGGCTGTCAGACCCGAGAGGACTGTGGCCGTTGCCGAGTCTGCCTTCGCCCTCCCCGCCCTGGTCTCAGGCGCCAGTGGAGGTGTGTCCAGCGGCGCTGCCTACGG GGTAAACGTAGCCGCCGTAGAGGAGGCTGCGACTCCAAGATGGCTGCCCGGCGGCGCCCCCCCCGAACCCAGCCATTGCCTCCAGTTCCCCTGTCACAGCCTCCAGAGTCCCCAGAGCTG CCTTACACCAATCGCCGGCAGAACCGCAAGTGTGGGGCCTGTGCAGCCTGCCTACGGCGGATGGACTGTGGTCGCTGCGACTTCTGCTGTGACAAGCCTAAATTTGGGGGCAGCAACCAAAAGCGCCAGAAGTGTCGTTGGCGCCAATGCCTGCAGTTTGCTATG AAGCGGCTGCTGCCTAGTGTCTGGGCAGGATCTGAGGATGGGGCAGGGCCGCCCCCACCTTACTCTCGTCGAAAGAGGCCTGGCTCTACTCGAAGGCCCCGTCTGGGTCAGATACTGAAGACCTCCTTGACCACACCCACAACCCGACCAGGCCATGCCCAGACTCAAATGAAACAAGAAACAGGCAGTGGCTTTGTGCTGCCTCCACCTGGCACTGATCTTGTGTTCTTACGGGAAGGTGCAAGCAGTCCCGTGCAGGTGCCTGGCCCTGCTGCAGCTTCCACAGAAGCCCTGTTGCAG GCAGTGGACCCAGACTTGCCACCTGTGAAGCAAGAGCCACTGGACCCtgaggaggacaaggaggaagAGAGCAAGGATGACTCCGCCTCTGACTCGGccccagaggaggaggcaggaggggctggcACACCCGTG ATCACGGAGATTTTCAGCCTGGGTGGAACCCGCCTCCGGGACACAGCAGTCTGGTTGCCAAG GGCAGGCAATCGGGAAGGGAAGATGGATGTAAAGTGTGGGAGACGGAGGACGCTTTGGCGCGCAGGAGCACGAGCACGAGCACGAGCTGGAACCGGCGAAGATGGCCTAGAACCCATGTCAGTCTCTCACCACCTCCAACTTCGATAA
- the MBD1 gene encoding methyl-CpG-binding domain protein 1 isoform X25, protein MFGEPESTGATTPLLLPVAPMAEDWLDCPALGPGWKRREVFRKSGATCGRSDTYYQSPTGDRIRSKVELTRYLGPACDLTLFDFKQGILCYPAPKAQPLAVPSRKRKKPSRPAKTRKRQVGPQKGEVRKEAPGDETKANADTAPASLPAPGCCENCGISFSGDGTRRQRLKTLCKDCRAQRIAFNREQRMFKRVGCGECEACRVTEDCGACSTCLLQLPHDVASGLFCKCERRRCLRIVERSRGCGVCRGCQTREDCGRCRVCLRPPRPGLRRQWRCVQRRCLRHLAHRLRRHHQRCQRRPPLAVAPPAGKRSRRRGGCDSKMAARRRPPRTQPLPPVPLSQPPESPELHPRALVPSPPAEFIYYCVDEDELQPYTNRRQNRKCGACAACLRRMDCGRCDFCCDKPKFGGSNQKRQKCRWRQCLQFAMKRLLPSVWAGSEDGAGPPPPYSRRKRPGSTRRPRLGQILKTSLTTPTTRPGHAQTQMKQETGSGFVLPPPGTDLVFLREGASSPVQVPGPAAASTEALLQVKQEKADAQEDWTPGTAILTSPVLLPGCPSKAVDPDLPPVKQEPLDPEEDKEEESKDDSASDSAPEEEAGGAGTPVITEIFSLGGTRLRDTAVWLPRSKDLKKPGARKQ, encoded by the exons ATGTTCGGGGAACCGGAGAGCACAGGCGCGAC GAC GCCGCTGCTCCTTCCTGTGGCCCCCATGGCTGAGGACTGGCTGGACTGCCCAGCCTTGGGCCCCGGCTGGAAGCGCCGTGAAGTCTTTCGAAAGTCAGGTGCCACCTGTGGACGCTCAGACACCTATTACCAGAG CCCCAcaggagacaggatccgaagcaaaGTTGAGCTGACCCGATACCTGGGCCCTGCGTGTGACCTCACCCTCTTCGACTTCAAACAAGGCATTCTGTGCTATCCAGCCCCCAAG GCCCAGCCCTTAGCTGTCCCTAGCAGGAAGCGGAAGAAGCCTTCACGGCCAGCCAAGACTCGAAAACGTCAGGTTGGACCTCAAAAGGGTGAGGTCAGGAAGGAGGCCCCAGGAGATGAGACCAAGGCTAATGCTGACACAGCCCCAGCTTCACTCCCTGCACCTGG GTGCTGTGAGAACTGTGGAATCAGCTTCTCAGGAGATGGTACCCGAAGGCAGCGGCTCAAGACATTATGCAAGGACTGCCGAG cGCAGAGAATTGCTTTCAACCGGGAACAGAGGATGTTTAAG CGTGTGGGCTGCGGGGAGTGTGAGGCCTGCCGGGTAACCGAGGACTGCGGGGCCTGCTCCACCTGCCTTCTGCAGCTGCCCCATGATGTGGCCTCGGGGCTGTTCTGCAAGTGTGAGCGGAGACGGTGCCTCCGGATTGTGGAAAGG AGCCGAGGGTGTGGAGTGTGCCGGGGCTGTCAGACCCGAGAGGACTGTGGCCGTTGCCGAGTCTGCCTTCGCCCTCCCCGCCCTGGTCTCAGGCGCCAGTGGAGGTGTGTCCAGCGGCGCTGCCTACGG CACCTTGCCCACCGTCTCCGTCGCCACCATCAGCGATGTCAACGACGCCCTCCCCTAGCTGTGGCTCCCCCTGCT GGTAAACGTAGCCGCCGTAGAGGAGGCTGCGACTCCAAGATGGCTGCCCGGCGGCGCCCCCCCCGAACCCAGCCATTGCCTCCAGTTCCCCTGTCACAGCCTCCAGAGTCCCCAGAGCTG CACCCCAGAGCCCTGGTCCCCTCGCCACCTGCCGAGTTCATCTATTACTGTGTAGACGAGGACGAGCTA CAGCCTTACACCAATCGCCGGCAGAACCGCAAGTGTGGGGCCTGTGCAGCCTGCCTACGGCGGATGGACTGTGGTCGCTGCGACTTCTGCTGTGACAAGCCTAAATTTGGGGGCAGCAACCAAAAGCGCCAGAAGTGTCGTTGGCGCCAATGCCTGCAGTTTGCTATG AAGCGGCTGCTGCCTAGTGTCTGGGCAGGATCTGAGGATGGGGCAGGGCCGCCCCCACCTTACTCTCGTCGAAAGAGGCCTGGCTCTACTCGAAGGCCCCGTCTGGGTCAGATACTGAAGACCTCCTTGACCACACCCACAACCCGACCAGGCCATGCCCAGACTCAAATGAAACAAGAAACAGGCAGTGGCTTTGTGCTGCCTCCACCTGGCACTGATCTTGTGTTCTTACGGGAAGGTGCAAGCAGTCCCGTGCAGGTGCCTGGCCCTGCTGCAGCTTCCACAGAAGCCCTGTTGCAG GTGAAGCAAGAGAAGGCGGATGCCCAGGAAGACTGGACACCGGGCACAGCCATCCTGACTTCTCCTGTATTGCTGCCTGGCTGCCCCAGCAAG GCAGTGGACCCAGACTTGCCACCTGTGAAGCAAGAGCCACTGGACCCtgaggaggacaaggaggaagAGAGCAAGGATGACTCCGCCTCTGACTCGGccccagaggaggaggcaggaggggctggcACACCCGTG ATCACGGAGATTTTCAGCCTGGGTGGAACCCGCCTCCGGGACACAGCAGTCTGGTTGCCAAG GTCCAAGGACCTTAAAAAACCTGGAGCTAGAAAGCAGTAG
- the MBD1 gene encoding methyl-CpG-binding domain protein 1 isoform X10, whose translation MFGEPESTGATTPLLLPVAPMAEDWLDCPALGPGWKRREVFRKSGATCGRSDTYYQSPTGDRIRSKVELTRYLGPACDLTLFDFKQGILCYPAPKISSCFPSHLQAQPLAVPSRKRKKPSRPAKTRKRQVGPQKGEVRKEAPGDETKANADTAPASLPAPGCCENCGISFSGDGTRRQRLKTLCKDCRAQRIAFNREQRMFKRVGCGECEACRVTEDCGACSTCLLQLPHDVASGLFCKCERRRCLRIVERSRGCGVCRGCQTREDCGRCRVCLRPPRPGLRRQWRCVQRRCLRHLAHRLRRHHQRCQRRPPLAVAPPAGKRSRRRGGCDSKMAARRRPPRTQPLPPVPLSQPPESPELHPRALVPSPPAEFIYYCVDEDELQPYTNRRQNRKCGACAACLRRMDCGRCDFCCDKPKFGGSNQKRQKCRWRQCLQFAMKRLLPSVWAGSEDGAGPPPPYSRRKRPGSTRRPRLGQILKTSLTTPTTRPGHAQTQMKQETGSGFVLPPPGTDLVFLREGASSPVQVPGPAAASTEALLQEAQCPGLSWVVALPQVKQEKADAQEDWTPGTAILTSPVLLPGCPSKAVDPDLPPVKQEPLDPEEDKEEESKDDSASDSAPEEEAGGAGTPVITEIFSLGGTRLRDTAVWLPRSKDLKKPGARKQ comes from the exons ATGTTCGGGGAACCGGAGAGCACAGGCGCGAC GAC GCCGCTGCTCCTTCCTGTGGCCCCCATGGCTGAGGACTGGCTGGACTGCCCAGCCTTGGGCCCCGGCTGGAAGCGCCGTGAAGTCTTTCGAAAGTCAGGTGCCACCTGTGGACGCTCAGACACCTATTACCAGAG CCCCAcaggagacaggatccgaagcaaaGTTGAGCTGACCCGATACCTGGGCCCTGCGTGTGACCTCACCCTCTTCGACTTCAAACAAGGCATTCTGTGCTATCCAGCCCCCAAG ATCTCTTCCTGCTTTCCCTCTCATTTGCAGGCCCAGCCCTTAGCTGTCCCTAGCAGGAAGCGGAAGAAGCCTTCACGGCCAGCCAAGACTCGAAAACGTCAGGTTGGACCTCAAAAGGGTGAGGTCAGGAAGGAGGCCCCAGGAGATGAGACCAAGGCTAATGCTGACACAGCCCCAGCTTCACTCCCTGCACCTGG GTGCTGTGAGAACTGTGGAATCAGCTTCTCAGGAGATGGTACCCGAAGGCAGCGGCTCAAGACATTATGCAAGGACTGCCGAG cGCAGAGAATTGCTTTCAACCGGGAACAGAGGATGTTTAAG CGTGTGGGCTGCGGGGAGTGTGAGGCCTGCCGGGTAACCGAGGACTGCGGGGCCTGCTCCACCTGCCTTCTGCAGCTGCCCCATGATGTGGCCTCGGGGCTGTTCTGCAAGTGTGAGCGGAGACGGTGCCTCCGGATTGTGGAAAGG AGCCGAGGGTGTGGAGTGTGCCGGGGCTGTCAGACCCGAGAGGACTGTGGCCGTTGCCGAGTCTGCCTTCGCCCTCCCCGCCCTGGTCTCAGGCGCCAGTGGAGGTGTGTCCAGCGGCGCTGCCTACGG CACCTTGCCCACCGTCTCCGTCGCCACCATCAGCGATGTCAACGACGCCCTCCCCTAGCTGTGGCTCCCCCTGCT GGTAAACGTAGCCGCCGTAGAGGAGGCTGCGACTCCAAGATGGCTGCCCGGCGGCGCCCCCCCCGAACCCAGCCATTGCCTCCAGTTCCCCTGTCACAGCCTCCAGAGTCCCCAGAGCTG CACCCCAGAGCCCTGGTCCCCTCGCCACCTGCCGAGTTCATCTATTACTGTGTAGACGAGGACGAGCTA CAGCCTTACACCAATCGCCGGCAGAACCGCAAGTGTGGGGCCTGTGCAGCCTGCCTACGGCGGATGGACTGTGGTCGCTGCGACTTCTGCTGTGACAAGCCTAAATTTGGGGGCAGCAACCAAAAGCGCCAGAAGTGTCGTTGGCGCCAATGCCTGCAGTTTGCTATG AAGCGGCTGCTGCCTAGTGTCTGGGCAGGATCTGAGGATGGGGCAGGGCCGCCCCCACCTTACTCTCGTCGAAAGAGGCCTGGCTCTACTCGAAGGCCCCGTCTGGGTCAGATACTGAAGACCTCCTTGACCACACCCACAACCCGACCAGGCCATGCCCAGACTCAAATGAAACAAGAAACAGGCAGTGGCTTTGTGCTGCCTCCACCTGGCACTGATCTTGTGTTCTTACGGGAAGGTGCAAGCAGTCCCGTGCAGGTGCCTGGCCCTGCTGCAGCTTCCACAGAAGCCCTGTTGCAG GAGGCCCAGTGCCCTGGCCTGAGTTGGGTTGTGGCCTTACCCCAGGTGAAGCAAGAGAAGGCGGATGCCCAGGAAGACTGGACACCGGGCACAGCCATCCTGACTTCTCCTGTATTGCTGCCTGGCTGCCCCAGCAAG GCAGTGGACCCAGACTTGCCACCTGTGAAGCAAGAGCCACTGGACCCtgaggaggacaaggaggaagAGAGCAAGGATGACTCCGCCTCTGACTCGGccccagaggaggaggcaggaggggctggcACACCCGTG ATCACGGAGATTTTCAGCCTGGGTGGAACCCGCCTCCGGGACACAGCAGTCTGGTTGCCAAG GTCCAAGGACCTTAAAAAACCTGGAGCTAGAAAGCAGTAG
- the MBD1 gene encoding methyl-CpG-binding domain protein 1 isoform X15 has product MFGEPESTGATTPLLLPVAPMAEDWLDCPALGPGWKRREVFRKSGATCGRSDTYYQSPTGDRIRSKVELTRYLGPACDLTLFDFKQGILCYPAPKAQPLAVPSRKRKKPSRPAKTRKRQVGPQKGEVRKEAPGDETKANADTAPASLPAPGCCENCGISFSGDGTRRQRLKTLCKDCRAQRIAFNREQRMFKRVGCGECEACRVTEDCGACSTCLLQLPHDVASGLFCKCERRRCLRIVERSRGCGVCRGCQTREDCGRCRVCLRPPRPGLRRQWRCVQRRCLRHLAHRLRRHHQRCQRRPPLAVAPPAGKRSRRRGGCDSKMAARRRPPRTQPLPPVPLSQPPESPELHPRALVPSPPAEFIYYCVDEDELPYTNRRQNRKCGACAACLRRMDCGRCDFCCDKPKFGGSNQKRQKCRWRQCLQFAMKRLLPSVWAGSEDGAGPPPPYSRRKRPGSTRRPRLGQILKTSLTTPTTRPGHAQTQMKQETGSGFVLPPPGTDLVFLREGASSPVQVPGPAAASTEALLQEAQCPGLSWVVALPQVKQEKADAQEDWTPGTAILTSPVLLPGCPSKAVDPDLPPVKQEPLDPEEDKEEESKDDSASDSAPEEEAGGAGTPVITEIFSLGGTRLRDTAVWLPRSKDLKKPGARKQ; this is encoded by the exons ATGTTCGGGGAACCGGAGAGCACAGGCGCGAC GAC GCCGCTGCTCCTTCCTGTGGCCCCCATGGCTGAGGACTGGCTGGACTGCCCAGCCTTGGGCCCCGGCTGGAAGCGCCGTGAAGTCTTTCGAAAGTCAGGTGCCACCTGTGGACGCTCAGACACCTATTACCAGAG CCCCAcaggagacaggatccgaagcaaaGTTGAGCTGACCCGATACCTGGGCCCTGCGTGTGACCTCACCCTCTTCGACTTCAAACAAGGCATTCTGTGCTATCCAGCCCCCAAG GCCCAGCCCTTAGCTGTCCCTAGCAGGAAGCGGAAGAAGCCTTCACGGCCAGCCAAGACTCGAAAACGTCAGGTTGGACCTCAAAAGGGTGAGGTCAGGAAGGAGGCCCCAGGAGATGAGACCAAGGCTAATGCTGACACAGCCCCAGCTTCACTCCCTGCACCTGG GTGCTGTGAGAACTGTGGAATCAGCTTCTCAGGAGATGGTACCCGAAGGCAGCGGCTCAAGACATTATGCAAGGACTGCCGAG cGCAGAGAATTGCTTTCAACCGGGAACAGAGGATGTTTAAG CGTGTGGGCTGCGGGGAGTGTGAGGCCTGCCGGGTAACCGAGGACTGCGGGGCCTGCTCCACCTGCCTTCTGCAGCTGCCCCATGATGTGGCCTCGGGGCTGTTCTGCAAGTGTGAGCGGAGACGGTGCCTCCGGATTGTGGAAAGG AGCCGAGGGTGTGGAGTGTGCCGGGGCTGTCAGACCCGAGAGGACTGTGGCCGTTGCCGAGTCTGCCTTCGCCCTCCCCGCCCTGGTCTCAGGCGCCAGTGGAGGTGTGTCCAGCGGCGCTGCCTACGG CACCTTGCCCACCGTCTCCGTCGCCACCATCAGCGATGTCAACGACGCCCTCCCCTAGCTGTGGCTCCCCCTGCT GGTAAACGTAGCCGCCGTAGAGGAGGCTGCGACTCCAAGATGGCTGCCCGGCGGCGCCCCCCCCGAACCCAGCCATTGCCTCCAGTTCCCCTGTCACAGCCTCCAGAGTCCCCAGAGCTG CACCCCAGAGCCCTGGTCCCCTCGCCACCTGCCGAGTTCATCTATTACTGTGTAGACGAGGACGAGCTA CCTTACACCAATCGCCGGCAGAACCGCAAGTGTGGGGCCTGTGCAGCCTGCCTACGGCGGATGGACTGTGGTCGCTGCGACTTCTGCTGTGACAAGCCTAAATTTGGGGGCAGCAACCAAAAGCGCCAGAAGTGTCGTTGGCGCCAATGCCTGCAGTTTGCTATG AAGCGGCTGCTGCCTAGTGTCTGGGCAGGATCTGAGGATGGGGCAGGGCCGCCCCCACCTTACTCTCGTCGAAAGAGGCCTGGCTCTACTCGAAGGCCCCGTCTGGGTCAGATACTGAAGACCTCCTTGACCACACCCACAACCCGACCAGGCCATGCCCAGACTCAAATGAAACAAGAAACAGGCAGTGGCTTTGTGCTGCCTCCACCTGGCACTGATCTTGTGTTCTTACGGGAAGGTGCAAGCAGTCCCGTGCAGGTGCCTGGCCCTGCTGCAGCTTCCACAGAAGCCCTGTTGCAG GAGGCCCAGTGCCCTGGCCTGAGTTGGGTTGTGGCCTTACCCCAGGTGAAGCAAGAGAAGGCGGATGCCCAGGAAGACTGGACACCGGGCACAGCCATCCTGACTTCTCCTGTATTGCTGCCTGGCTGCCCCAGCAAG GCAGTGGACCCAGACTTGCCACCTGTGAAGCAAGAGCCACTGGACCCtgaggaggacaaggaggaagAGAGCAAGGATGACTCCGCCTCTGACTCGGccccagaggaggaggcaggaggggctggcACACCCGTG ATCACGGAGATTTTCAGCCTGGGTGGAACCCGCCTCCGGGACACAGCAGTCTGGTTGCCAAG GTCCAAGGACCTTAAAAAACCTGGAGCTAGAAAGCAGTAG
- the MBD1 gene encoding methyl-CpG-binding domain protein 1 isoform X13, whose product MFGEPESTGATTPLLLPVAPMAEDWLDCPALGPGWKRREVFRKSGATCGRSDTYYQSPTGDRIRSKVELTRYLGPACDLTLFDFKQGILCYPAPKAQPLAVPSRKRKKPSRPAKTRKRQVGPQKGEVRKEAPGDETKANADTAPASLPAPGCCENCGISFSGDGTRRQRLKTLCKDCRAQRIAFNREQRMFKRVGCGECEACRVTEDCGACSTCLLQLPHDVASGLFCKCERRRCLRIVERSRGCGVCRGCQTREDCGRCRVCLRPPRPGLRRQWRCVQRRCLRHLAHRLRRHHQRCQRRPPLAVAPPAGKRSRRRGGCDSKMAARRRPPRTQPLPPVPLSQPPESPELHPRALVPSPPAEFIYYCVDEDELQPYTNRRQNRKCGACAACLRRMDCGRCDFCCDKPKFGGSNQKRQKCRWRQCLQFAMKRLLPSVWAGSEDGAGPPPPYSRRKRPGSTRRPRLGQILKTSLTTPTTRPGHAQTQMKQETGSGFVLPPPGTDLVFLREGASSPVQVPGPAAASTEALLQEAQCPGLSWVVALPQVKQEKADAQEDWTPGTAILTSPVLLPGCPSKAVDPDLPPVKQEPLDPEEDKEEESKDDSASDSAPEEEAGGAGTPVITEIFSLGGTRLRDTAVWLPRSKDLKKPGARKQ is encoded by the exons ATGTTCGGGGAACCGGAGAGCACAGGCGCGAC GAC GCCGCTGCTCCTTCCTGTGGCCCCCATGGCTGAGGACTGGCTGGACTGCCCAGCCTTGGGCCCCGGCTGGAAGCGCCGTGAAGTCTTTCGAAAGTCAGGTGCCACCTGTGGACGCTCAGACACCTATTACCAGAG CCCCAcaggagacaggatccgaagcaaaGTTGAGCTGACCCGATACCTGGGCCCTGCGTGTGACCTCACCCTCTTCGACTTCAAACAAGGCATTCTGTGCTATCCAGCCCCCAAG GCCCAGCCCTTAGCTGTCCCTAGCAGGAAGCGGAAGAAGCCTTCACGGCCAGCCAAGACTCGAAAACGTCAGGTTGGACCTCAAAAGGGTGAGGTCAGGAAGGAGGCCCCAGGAGATGAGACCAAGGCTAATGCTGACACAGCCCCAGCTTCACTCCCTGCACCTGG GTGCTGTGAGAACTGTGGAATCAGCTTCTCAGGAGATGGTACCCGAAGGCAGCGGCTCAAGACATTATGCAAGGACTGCCGAG cGCAGAGAATTGCTTTCAACCGGGAACAGAGGATGTTTAAG CGTGTGGGCTGCGGGGAGTGTGAGGCCTGCCGGGTAACCGAGGACTGCGGGGCCTGCTCCACCTGCCTTCTGCAGCTGCCCCATGATGTGGCCTCGGGGCTGTTCTGCAAGTGTGAGCGGAGACGGTGCCTCCGGATTGTGGAAAGG AGCCGAGGGTGTGGAGTGTGCCGGGGCTGTCAGACCCGAGAGGACTGTGGCCGTTGCCGAGTCTGCCTTCGCCCTCCCCGCCCTGGTCTCAGGCGCCAGTGGAGGTGTGTCCAGCGGCGCTGCCTACGG CACCTTGCCCACCGTCTCCGTCGCCACCATCAGCGATGTCAACGACGCCCTCCCCTAGCTGTGGCTCCCCCTGCT GGTAAACGTAGCCGCCGTAGAGGAGGCTGCGACTCCAAGATGGCTGCCCGGCGGCGCCCCCCCCGAACCCAGCCATTGCCTCCAGTTCCCCTGTCACAGCCTCCAGAGTCCCCAGAGCTG CACCCCAGAGCCCTGGTCCCCTCGCCACCTGCCGAGTTCATCTATTACTGTGTAGACGAGGACGAGCTA CAGCCTTACACCAATCGCCGGCAGAACCGCAAGTGTGGGGCCTGTGCAGCCTGCCTACGGCGGATGGACTGTGGTCGCTGCGACTTCTGCTGTGACAAGCCTAAATTTGGGGGCAGCAACCAAAAGCGCCAGAAGTGTCGTTGGCGCCAATGCCTGCAGTTTGCTATG AAGCGGCTGCTGCCTAGTGTCTGGGCAGGATCTGAGGATGGGGCAGGGCCGCCCCCACCTTACTCTCGTCGAAAGAGGCCTGGCTCTACTCGAAGGCCCCGTCTGGGTCAGATACTGAAGACCTCCTTGACCACACCCACAACCCGACCAGGCCATGCCCAGACTCAAATGAAACAAGAAACAGGCAGTGGCTTTGTGCTGCCTCCACCTGGCACTGATCTTGTGTTCTTACGGGAAGGTGCAAGCAGTCCCGTGCAGGTGCCTGGCCCTGCTGCAGCTTCCACAGAAGCCCTGTTGCAG GAGGCCCAGTGCCCTGGCCTGAGTTGGGTTGTGGCCTTACCCCAGGTGAAGCAAGAGAAGGCGGATGCCCAGGAAGACTGGACACCGGGCACAGCCATCCTGACTTCTCCTGTATTGCTGCCTGGCTGCCCCAGCAAG GCAGTGGACCCAGACTTGCCACCTGTGAAGCAAGAGCCACTGGACCCtgaggaggacaaggaggaagAGAGCAAGGATGACTCCGCCTCTGACTCGGccccagaggaggaggcaggaggggctggcACACCCGTG ATCACGGAGATTTTCAGCCTGGGTGGAACCCGCCTCCGGGACACAGCAGTCTGGTTGCCAAG GTCCAAGGACCTTAAAAAACCTGGAGCTAGAAAGCAGTAG